The following proteins come from a genomic window of Pseudomonas syringae:
- the folM gene encoding dihydromonapterin reductase produces the protein MTLSSAPVLITGASQRVGLHCALRLLEHGHQVIISYRTERASVAQLRDAGAIAIHGDFSSEAGIMAFIDGLKTQTDSLRAIVHNASEWLAETPGDEAENFARMFSVHMLAPYLINLHCESLLHASEIADIVHISDDVTRKGSSKHIAYCATKAGLESLTLSFAARFAPRVKVNGIAPALLMFQPKDDAAYRANALAKSAIGIEPGAEVIYQSLRYLLDTTYVTGTTLTVNGGRHVK, from the coding sequence ATGACCTTATCTTCTGCACCTGTTCTGATCACCGGCGCCAGTCAGCGTGTGGGCCTGCACTGTGCGCTGCGCCTGCTGGAACACGGGCATCAGGTGATCATCAGTTATCGAACCGAGCGTGCCAGCGTCGCGCAATTGCGCGACGCCGGGGCGATAGCGATTCATGGCGATTTTTCGAGCGAAGCCGGCATCATGGCATTCATCGACGGCCTGAAAACCCAGACCGACAGCCTGCGCGCCATTGTCCATAACGCTTCCGAATGGCTGGCCGAAACGCCCGGTGACGAGGCCGAGAATTTTGCCCGGATGTTCAGCGTACACATGCTGGCGCCCTACCTGATCAACCTGCACTGCGAGTCTCTGCTGCACGCCAGCGAGATCGCCGACATCGTGCATATCAGCGACGATGTGACCCGCAAGGGCAGCAGCAAGCATATTGCCTATTGCGCAACCAAGGCGGGCCTGGAAAGCCTGACACTCTCCTTCGCCGCCCGGTTCGCCCCGCGTGTCAAAGTCAACGGCATTGCCCCGGCGCTGTTGATGTTTCAACCCAAGGACGATGCGGCCTACCGCGCCAACGCCCTGGCCAAGTCGGCCATAGGCATAGAGCCTGGTGCAGAGGTGATCTACCAGAGCCTGCGTTACCTTCTGGACACCACCTATGTGACCGGCACAACACTGACCGTAAACGGCGGACGGCACGTCAAGTAA
- a CDS encoding NADH:flavin oxidoreductase: MSAEALFKPFRLGSLELSSRVVMAPMTRSFSPGHVPNANVVEYYRRRAAAGVGLIVTEGTTVNHKASNGYPNVPQFFGEAPLAGWKKVVDAVHAEGGKIVPQLWHVGAVRRLGTEPDGSVPAYGPMEKTKDGQVLVHGMSRQDIGDVVQAFAQAAADARAIGMDGVEIHGAHGYLIDQFFWEGSNQRDDEYGGSLANRSRFAIELISAVRAAVGPDYPIIFRFSQWKQQDYSARLVQTPDALGEFLQPLSNAGVDIFHCSTRRFWEPEFEGSDLNLAGWTRTLTGKPTITVGSVGLDGEFLQFMVNTDKVAQPASLEHLLERLGNEEFDLVAVGRALLVDPDWALKVRDGREQDILPFSREALTTLV; the protein is encoded by the coding sequence ATGTCGGCAGAAGCCTTGTTCAAACCCTTTCGTCTGGGCAGCCTGGAATTATCGTCGCGGGTGGTCATGGCGCCCATGACCCGGTCTTTCTCGCCGGGGCATGTGCCCAATGCCAACGTCGTCGAGTATTACCGGCGTCGTGCTGCCGCGGGTGTCGGGCTGATCGTGACCGAAGGGACGACGGTCAACCACAAGGCTTCCAACGGCTACCCGAATGTGCCGCAGTTTTTCGGCGAGGCACCGCTGGCCGGCTGGAAGAAGGTGGTCGATGCGGTGCATGCCGAGGGCGGAAAGATCGTTCCGCAGCTCTGGCATGTGGGGGCTGTGCGTCGCCTTGGTACCGAGCCGGACGGTAGCGTGCCGGCGTATGGGCCGATGGAAAAGACCAAGGACGGTCAGGTGCTGGTGCACGGGATGAGCAGGCAGGACATCGGCGACGTCGTGCAGGCTTTCGCTCAAGCGGCGGCCGATGCCCGGGCGATTGGCATGGACGGCGTCGAGATCCATGGCGCGCACGGTTATCTGATCGATCAGTTTTTCTGGGAAGGCAGCAATCAGCGTGATGACGAATATGGCGGCAGCCTCGCCAATCGTTCACGGTTCGCCATCGAGCTGATCAGCGCAGTGCGCGCCGCAGTCGGCCCGGACTACCCGATCATCTTCCGTTTCTCACAATGGAAACAGCAGGATTACTCAGCGCGTCTGGTGCAGACGCCCGACGCGTTGGGCGAATTCCTGCAACCCCTGTCTAACGCCGGTGTGGATATCTTTCACTGCTCTACCCGGCGCTTCTGGGAGCCTGAATTCGAAGGCTCTGACCTGAACCTCGCGGGATGGACACGCACGCTGACCGGCAAGCCGACCATTACCGTTGGCAGCGTCGGGCTGGACGGTGAGTTTCTGCAATTCATGGTCAACACCGACAAGGTCGCGCAACCCGCAAGCCTGGAGCATCTGCTGGAACGCCTGGGCAACGAAGAGTTTGATCTGGTCGCAGTAGGGCGTGCCTTGCTGGTCGATCCGGATTGGGCGTTGAAGGTGCGCGACGGTCGCGAGCAGGACATTCTGCCCTTCAGTCGAGAGGCACTGACGACACTGGTCTGA
- a CDS encoding DUF1244 domain-containing protein: MTEQERLELEAAAFRRLVAHLDSRKDVQNIDLMNLSGFCRNCLSKWYKAAADEKHIDISLDDAREVVYGMPYSEWKTHYQKEASAEQQAAFAKEPKHD; this comes from the coding sequence ATGACCGAGCAAGAACGCCTCGAACTTGAAGCCGCCGCCTTTCGCCGACTGGTTGCGCACCTGGACAGCCGCAAGGATGTCCAGAACATCGACCTGATGAACCTGTCCGGTTTCTGCCGCAACTGCCTGTCCAAATGGTACAAGGCCGCCGCTGACGAAAAACACATCGACATCAGCCTCGATGATGCGCGCGAAGTGGTCTACGGCATGCCGTACAGCGAATGGAAAACCCACTACCAGAAAGAAGCCAGCGCCGAGCAACAGGCGGCGTTCGCCAAGGAACCCAAGCATGACTGA
- the folE gene encoding GTP cyclohydrolase I FolE yields MSSSLPQHYRDILLGLGENPDREGLLDTPKRAAKAMQYLCHGYAQSVDEIVNGALFASDNDEMVIVQNIELYSLCEHHLLPFIGQAHVAYIPTGKVLGLSKIARIVDMFARRLQIQENLTKQIADAIQAVTGAAGVAVVIEAKHMCMMMRGVEKQNSTMNTSVMLGAFRESSTTRMEFLQLIGRSRQ; encoded by the coding sequence ATGAGTTCATCCCTGCCACAGCACTACCGAGACATTCTGCTCGGACTTGGTGAGAACCCGGACCGCGAAGGTCTTCTCGACACTCCAAAACGCGCCGCCAAGGCGATGCAGTATCTGTGTCACGGCTACGCCCAGAGTGTCGACGAGATCGTTAATGGCGCTCTGTTCGCCTCCGACAACGATGAAATGGTCATCGTGCAGAACATCGAACTCTACTCGCTCTGCGAGCACCATCTGCTGCCGTTCATTGGCCAGGCACACGTAGCGTACATCCCGACCGGCAAAGTGCTGGGCCTGTCGAAGATCGCGCGCATTGTGGACATGTTTGCCCGACGCCTGCAGATCCAGGAAAACCTCACCAAACAGATCGCCGATGCGATTCAGGCAGTGACCGGCGCTGCCGGCGTAGCAGTGGTCATTGAAGCGAAGCACATGTGCATGATGATGCGCGGCGTCGAAAAGCAGAACTCGACCATGAACACGTCGGTGATGCTGGGGGCGTTCCGCGAATCGAGCACCACGCGCATGGAGTTTCTGCAACTGATCGGACGGAGCAGACAGTAA
- a CDS encoding HopJ type III effector protein — MTDLNSLRTSLRSGEHVFADTLSFIAEGYYYQPQAFKNGDVDNAAGQNEGSCKTLGLALLEGLSDEEALLAFGEHYRSVQATPEGSDHGNIRALIAKGLAGVHFEGEPLKRKA; from the coding sequence ATGACTGACTTGAACTCCCTGCGTACCAGCCTGCGCAGTGGCGAGCATGTGTTCGCTGACACGCTGAGTTTTATTGCAGAAGGTTACTACTATCAGCCTCAAGCGTTCAAAAACGGCGACGTCGACAACGCAGCCGGGCAGAACGAAGGCTCATGCAAGACACTGGGTCTGGCACTGTTGGAAGGCCTGAGCGATGAAGAAGCGCTGCTGGCATTCGGCGAACATTACCGATCCGTGCAAGCCACGCCCGAAGGCAGCGATCACGGCAACATTCGTGCGCTGATTGCGAAGGGTCTGGCAGGGGTTCATTTCGAAGGCGAGCCACTCAAGCGCAAGGCCTGA
- a CDS encoding FKBP-type peptidyl-prolyl cis-trans isomerase: MPIAANKAVSIDYTLTNDAGEVIDSSAGAAPLVYLQGAGNIIPGLEKALEGKDVGDELKVAVEPEDAYGEYSAELVSTLSASMFEGVDKLEVGMQFHASGPDGGMQIVTIRDLDGDDVTVDGNHPLAGQRLNFDVKVVAIRDASEEELAHGHIHGEGGHQH; this comes from the coding sequence ATGCCGATCGCCGCCAATAAGGCTGTCTCCATTGACTATACCCTGACCAACGACGCTGGTGAGGTCATCGACAGTTCTGCCGGTGCTGCGCCGCTGGTTTACCTGCAAGGTGCAGGCAACATCATCCCGGGCCTGGAAAAGGCACTGGAAGGCAAGGACGTCGGCGACGAGCTGAAAGTCGCTGTCGAGCCGGAAGATGCGTACGGCGAATACTCCGCCGAGCTGGTCAGCACCCTGAGCGCCAGCATGTTCGAAGGCGTCGACAAGCTCGAAGTCGGCATGCAGTTCCACGCGTCGGGTCCTGACGGCGGCATGCAGATCGTGACCATCCGCGATCTGGATGGCGATGACGTCACCGTTGACGGCAACCACCCGCTCGCAGGTCAGCGCCTGAACTTCGATGTAAAGGTCGTTGCCATCCGTGATGCCAGTGAAGAAGAATTGGCGCACGGCCATATTCACGGTGAAGGCGGTCATCAACACTGA
- the cysZ gene encoding sulfate transporter CysZ — protein sequence MPAPALTGPQYLGEGLKLILSPGLRLFVLLPLSINLILFCGLIYLAIHQFELWVDAFMPTLPHWLSFLSYILWPLFVALVVLMVFFTFTVVANIIAAPFNGFLSEKVEAVIRGVDDSPDFSWAELVAMVPRTLAREARKLGYMLPRMLGLFVLSFIPVANIIAAPLWLLFGVWMMAIQYIDYPADNHKLGWNEMLGWLKSKRWQSLSFGGIVYVALLIPVVNLLMMPAAVAGATLFWVRERGAEALPVTHARG from the coding sequence ATGCCCGCTCCTGCCCTCACCGGCCCGCAATACCTCGGCGAAGGTCTCAAACTGATCCTCAGCCCCGGCCTGCGTCTGTTTGTCCTGCTGCCGCTGAGCATCAACCTGATCCTGTTCTGCGGCCTCATCTACCTGGCGATCCACCAGTTCGAACTGTGGGTCGACGCCTTCATGCCGACACTTCCCCACTGGCTGAGCTTCCTCAGCTACATCCTGTGGCCATTGTTTGTAGCGCTGGTGGTGTTAATGGTGTTTTTTACCTTCACCGTGGTTGCCAATATCATCGCCGCACCGTTCAACGGGTTTCTTTCCGAGAAAGTCGAAGCGGTGATTCGTGGCGTAGACGATTCGCCCGATTTCAGCTGGGCCGAGCTGGTCGCCATGGTGCCGCGCACACTGGCCCGCGAGGCACGCAAGCTGGGCTACATGCTGCCGCGCATGCTCGGGCTGTTCGTGCTGTCCTTCATTCCGGTAGCCAATATCATCGCCGCACCGCTGTGGCTGCTGTTCGGCGTATGGATGATGGCGATCCAGTACATCGATTACCCGGCCGACAACCACAAACTGGGCTGGAACGAGATGCTCGGCTGGCTGAAAAGCAAACGCTGGCAGAGCCTGAGCTTCGGCGGGATCGTTTATGTCGCCTTGTTGATCCCGGTGGTCAACCTGCTGATGATGCCGGCCGCCGTTGCGGGCGCGACATTGTTCTGGGTTCGCGAACGCGGCGCAGAAGCACTGCCCGTCACGCATGCGCGTGGCTGA
- the folX gene encoding dihydroneopterin triphosphate 2'-epimerase, with protein sequence MARLEPGTARIRIKDLRLRTYIGINEDEIVNKQDVLINVTILYAAQEAVRDNDIEHALNYRTITKAIIQHVEGNRFALLERLTQEVLDLVMTHQAVSYAEVEVDKPHALRFAESVSITLAGQR encoded by the coding sequence ATGGCCAGACTCGAACCGGGCACTGCGCGCATCCGCATCAAGGATCTGCGCTTGCGCACCTATATCGGCATCAACGAGGATGAAATCGTCAACAAGCAGGACGTGTTGATCAACGTGACGATCCTCTATGCCGCACAGGAAGCCGTTCGCGATAACGATATCGAGCACGCGCTCAACTATCGCACGATCACCAAGGCGATCATTCAGCATGTCGAAGGCAACCGCTTTGCCCTGCTTGAACGATTGACGCAGGAAGTGCTGGATCTGGTGATGACTCATCAGGCCGTGAGTTACGCCGAGGTGGAAGTCGACAAGCCGCATGCGTTGCGCTTCGCCGAATCGGTGTCGATCACGCTCGCCGGTCAGCGCTGA
- the pta gene encoding phosphate acetyltransferase translates to MQTFFIAPTDFGVGLTSISLGLVRTLERAGLKVGFFKPIAQPHPGDLGPERSTELMARTHGLKPPRPLGLAHVERMLGDGQLDELLEEIINLYQQAAVGKDVLVVEGMVPTRSASYAARVNLHLAKSLDAEVILVSAPENEVLTELSGRVELQAQLFGGPKDPKVLGVILNKVRTDESMEVFAARLKEHSPLLRNGDFRLLGCIPYRAELNAPRTRDVAELLGAQVLNAGDYDQRRMSRIIICARTVLNTVPLLKPGVLVVTPGDRDDIILAVSLAAINGVPLAGLLLTSDSVPDPRIMELCRGALQAGLPVLSVSTGSYDTANRLNQLNKEIPIDDRERAEIITDFVASHLDANWLHQRCGTPRELRLSPAVFRYQLIQRAQAANKRIVLPEGNEPLTIQAAAICQARGIARCVLLARPEEVQAVAQAHGIELPPGLEILDPEVIRERYVTPMVELRKNKSLNAPMAEQQLEDPVVIGTMMLALDEVDGLVSGVVHSTANTIRPALQLIKTAPGCTLVSSVFFMLFPEQVLMYGDCIMNPHPSASELSEIALQSADSATAFGISPRVAMISYSSGNSASGEEVEKVREATQLAQEARRDLLIDGPLQYDAAANEQVARQLAPDSPVAGRANVFVFPDLNTGNTTYKAVQRSADCVSLGPMLQGLRKPVNDLPRGAQVDDIVYTIALTAIQADTLP, encoded by the coding sequence ATGCAGACGTTTTTTATTGCCCCCACGGATTTTGGTGTGGGGTTGACCTCCATCAGCCTGGGCCTGGTGCGCACCCTGGAGCGCGCGGGCTTGAAAGTGGGCTTTTTCAAGCCGATCGCCCAGCCGCATCCCGGTGACCTCGGCCCTGAGCGTTCGACCGAACTGATGGCCCGCACCCACGGCCTCAAACCGCCCAGGCCGCTGGGCCTGGCGCACGTCGAGCGCATGCTGGGCGACGGTCAGCTGGATGAGCTGCTCGAAGAAATCATCAACCTCTATCAGCAGGCTGCTGTCGGCAAGGATGTGCTGGTGGTCGAGGGCATGGTGCCGACCCGCAGCGCAAGTTATGCCGCGCGGGTCAACCTGCATCTGGCCAAGAGCCTGGATGCGGAAGTCATCCTGGTCTCGGCGCCGGAAAACGAAGTGCTGACTGAACTCTCGGGAAGGGTCGAGTTGCAGGCTCAGCTGTTTGGCGGGCCGAAAGACCCGAAGGTGCTGGGCGTGATCCTCAACAAGGTGCGCACCGACGAAAGCATGGAGGTGTTTGCTGCGCGCCTGAAAGAGCATTCGCCGTTGCTGCGCAATGGCGATTTCCGGTTGCTGGGCTGCATTCCCTATCGCGCCGAACTCAACGCGCCACGCACCCGCGATGTGGCCGAACTGCTGGGCGCACAGGTGCTGAATGCAGGCGACTACGATCAGCGCCGCATGTCCAGAATCATCATCTGTGCGCGCACCGTGCTCAATACCGTCCCGCTGCTCAAGCCCGGTGTGCTGGTCGTCACGCCAGGCGACCGCGACGACATCATCCTCGCGGTGAGCCTGGCCGCGATCAACGGCGTACCCTTGGCTGGCCTGTTGCTGACCAGCGACAGCGTGCCTGACCCGCGCATCATGGAGCTGTGCCGAGGCGCGTTGCAGGCTGGCCTGCCCGTGCTGTCGGTCAGCACCGGTTCCTATGACACGGCAAACCGCCTCAACCAATTGAACAAGGAAATCCCCATCGATGACCGCGAGCGTGCGGAAATCATCACCGATTTCGTTGCCAGCCATCTGGATGCCAACTGGCTGCACCAACGCTGCGGCACCCCGCGCGAGCTGCGCCTGTCGCCTGCGGTGTTCCGTTACCAGTTGATCCAGCGCGCCCAGGCGGCCAATAAACGCATCGTTCTGCCAGAGGGCAACGAACCGTTGACCATTCAAGCGGCGGCAATCTGCCAGGCGCGTGGCATCGCTCGTTGCGTATTGCTGGCGCGGCCCGAAGAAGTACAGGCTGTTGCTCAGGCACATGGCATCGAGCTGCCGCCGGGGCTGGAGATTCTCGACCCTGAAGTGATTCGCGAGCGTTACGTCACGCCGATGGTCGAACTGCGCAAGAACAAGAGCCTGAATGCGCCGATGGCCGAGCAGCAGCTCGAAGATCCGGTGGTGATCGGCACCATGATGCTGGCACTGGACGAGGTGGACGGGCTGGTGTCGGGCGTCGTTCATTCCACCGCCAATACCATTCGCCCAGCCCTGCAACTGATCAAGACCGCGCCGGGCTGCACGCTGGTGTCGTCGGTGTTCTTCATGCTGTTTCCGGAGCAGGTGCTGATGTACGGTGACTGCATCATGAACCCGCACCCGAGCGCCAGCGAGCTGTCCGAAATTGCCCTGCAAAGTGCCGATTCGGCGACCGCGTTCGGTATCTCGCCCCGGGTGGCAATGATCAGCTATTCCAGCGGCAATTCGGCCAGTGGTGAAGAAGTCGAGAAAGTCCGCGAAGCCACGCAACTGGCTCAGGAAGCGCGGCGCGATCTACTGATCGACGGACCGCTGCAGTATGATGCCGCCGCCAACGAGCAGGTTGCCCGGCAACTGGCCCCGGACAGCCCGGTGGCGGGACGCGCGAACGTGTTTGTGTTCCCGGACCTGAACACCGGCAACACCACCTACAAGGCGGTGCAACGCAGTGCCGACTGTGTGAGTCTGGGCCCTATGCTGCAAGGCCTGCGCAAGCCGGTGAATGATCTGCCGCGTGGTGCTCAGGTCGATGACATCGTCTACACGATTGCGCTGACCGCCATTCAGGCAGACACGTTGCCATGA
- a CDS encoding DUF3565 domain-containing protein: MLKIEERTSLTKPSPESERNSDGRPGLKGSTVIDLRQDEQGHWFARLSCGHTQHLRHQPPWQSRAWVLDPVKRQQMTGQPFCCGWCANGADNDNLADEKSR; encoded by the coding sequence TTGCTTAAGATTGAAGAACGAACAAGTCTAACCAAGCCATCGCCCGAAAGCGAACGCAACTCTGACGGACGGCCCGGATTGAAAGGTTCAACTGTTATCGATTTAAGACAGGACGAGCAAGGACACTGGTTTGCGCGACTGTCCTGCGGCCACACTCAGCACCTGCGTCATCAGCCGCCATGGCAATCGCGTGCCTGGGTCCTGGACCCTGTAAAGCGTCAACAGATGACAGGTCAGCCGTTTTGTTGCGGCTGGTGTGCGAATGGCGCAGATAACGATAATCTTGCCGATGAGAAGTCGCGCTAG
- a CDS encoding glycosyltransferase family 4 protein, whose product MSQILHVTLITETFTPEINGVANTLGRLCDGLRLRGHRVELVRPRQNDETHSGAVDDLLLCRGWPIPGYPGLQWGQSSMHKLLRRWQRRRPDVLYIATEGPLGLSALRAARRLGIAVISGFHTNFPQYTQQYGMGFVTRLLTHYLRWFHNRSRLTLVPSISQKVELERRGFERIELLSRGVDSQLFSPSRRSQALRESWGLQAADIGVIHVGRLAPEKNLGLLKTSFEALKERYPQRTLKLIVVGDGPQRAELERQIPDAIFCGTQRGEDLATHYASGDMFLFPSLTETFGNVVLEALASGLGVVAYDEAAAGQHIRHGHNGALAMPGDEEAFIDAARWLLEDSETLRRVRLNARQHASRQGWNAIIDQFERQLREASPSGNINPGGHIKEIRPARDKKIRPVSSVPLD is encoded by the coding sequence ATGAGCCAGATTCTGCATGTCACCCTTATCACTGAAACGTTCACTCCCGAGATCAACGGCGTTGCCAATACCCTGGGGCGGCTTTGTGACGGATTGCGGTTGCGCGGGCATCGGGTCGAGCTGGTCCGGCCGCGCCAGAATGATGAAACCCATTCGGGAGCCGTCGACGATCTGCTCCTGTGCCGGGGCTGGCCGATACCGGGCTACCCGGGGTTGCAGTGGGGTCAGTCTTCAATGCACAAGCTGCTGCGCCGTTGGCAGCGGCGTCGGCCGGATGTGCTGTATATCGCAACCGAGGGCCCGCTGGGGTTGTCGGCATTGCGTGCCGCCAGGCGGCTGGGCATTGCAGTGATCAGCGGCTTTCACACCAATTTCCCGCAATACACCCAGCAATACGGCATGGGTTTCGTCACCCGCCTGCTCACCCACTACCTGCGCTGGTTCCATAACCGCTCGCGCCTCACGCTGGTGCCGAGTATCAGCCAGAAAGTAGAACTGGAACGACGCGGCTTCGAGCGGATCGAGTTGCTGTCCCGCGGGGTCGACAGCCAGCTGTTCAGCCCGTCCAGACGCTCCCAGGCGCTGCGCGAGAGCTGGGGCCTGCAAGCGGCTGATATCGGCGTTATCCACGTCGGCAGGCTGGCGCCGGAAAAGAACCTGGGGTTGCTCAAGACGAGCTTCGAGGCCCTGAAAGAGCGTTACCCTCAGCGCACGCTGAAGCTGATCGTGGTCGGCGACGGACCGCAACGCGCCGAGCTGGAGCGACAGATTCCGGATGCGATTTTTTGCGGGACGCAAAGGGGCGAGGACTTGGCTACGCATTACGCTTCAGGGGATATGTTTCTTTTCCCGAGCCTGACTGAAACCTTTGGCAACGTAGTGCTGGAGGCGCTGGCTTCAGGTCTCGGCGTGGTGGCCTACGACGAAGCGGCGGCCGGGCAGCATATCCGCCACGGCCACAACGGTGCGCTGGCCATGCCGGGTGATGAAGAGGCCTTCATCGACGCTGCCCGCTGGCTGCTGGAAGACAGCGAGACGCTGCGCAGGGTGCGGCTAAACGCCAGACAGCATGCCAGCCGCCAGGGCTGGAATGCGATCATCGATCAGTTCGAGCGACAGCTGCGGGAAGCCAGTCCCAGTGGCAACATCAATCCCGGCGGCCATATCAAAGAGATCAGGCCAGCCCGCGACAAGAAGATCAGACCAGTGTCGTCAGTGCCTCTCGACTGA
- a CDS encoding glutathione peroxidase, translating into MSAFHTITLKALDGQELPLAAYKAKVVLVVNVASKCGLTPQYAALENLYQQYKDKGLVVLGLPCNQFAGQEPGTEKEIAEFCELNYGVTFPLGEKLDVNGPNRHSLYRLLAGEGAEYPGDITWNFEKFLVGKNGGVSARFSPRTPPDDPTVILAIEKALAQS; encoded by the coding sequence ATGAGTGCTTTTCACACCATCACACTGAAAGCGCTGGATGGTCAGGAGCTGCCGCTGGCGGCTTACAAAGCCAAAGTCGTTCTGGTGGTCAACGTTGCCTCCAAATGCGGGCTGACGCCGCAATATGCAGCGCTGGAAAACCTGTATCAGCAGTACAAGGACAAAGGGCTGGTCGTGTTGGGTCTGCCTTGCAACCAGTTTGCCGGGCAAGAGCCAGGCACCGAAAAAGAGATCGCCGAATTTTGCGAACTCAATTACGGAGTGACCTTTCCCCTGGGTGAAAAGCTCGACGTCAACGGTCCGAACCGGCATTCGTTGTATCGCCTGCTGGCTGGCGAAGGGGCCGAGTATCCGGGCGATATCACCTGGAATTTCGAAAAGTTTCTGGTGGGCAAGAATGGTGGCGTGAGCGCCCGTTTCTCGCCGCGCACCCCGCCCGACGATCCGACAGTCATCCTGGCGATTGAAAAGGCATTGGCGCAAAGCTGA
- the trxB gene encoding thioredoxin-disulfide reductase: protein MSDVRHSRVIILGSGPAGYSAAVYAARANLKPLLITGMQAGGQLTTTTEVDNWPGDPHGLTGPALMERMREHAERFETEIVFDHINSVDLAGKPFSLQGDSATYTCDALIIATGASARYLGLPSEEAFMGKGVSACATCDGFFYRNREVAVVGGGNTAVEEALYLANIASKVTLVHRRETFRAEKILIDKLHARVAEGKIELKLNATLDEVLGDNMGVTGARLKNNDGTSSELKVDGVFIAIGHTPNTSLFDGQLALKDGYMVVQGGREGNATATSVEGVFAAGDVADHVYRQAITSAGAGCMAALDVERYLDGLANVSF from the coding sequence ATGTCAGACGTACGTCATTCCCGAGTGATCATTCTCGGTTCCGGTCCTGCCGGTTACAGCGCTGCGGTCTATGCCGCACGCGCCAACCTCAAGCCACTGCTGATCACCGGCATGCAGGCTGGCGGCCAATTGACCACGACGACAGAAGTTGATAACTGGCCGGGCGACCCGCACGGTCTGACCGGCCCGGCGTTGATGGAGCGTATGCGTGAGCACGCCGAGCGTTTCGAGACTGAGATCGTTTTCGATCACATCAACTCGGTCGATCTGGCTGGCAAACCGTTCAGCCTTCAGGGTGACAGTGCAACCTACACCTGTGACGCACTGATCATCGCCACCGGTGCAAGTGCCCGCTACCTGGGCCTGCCTTCGGAAGAAGCGTTCATGGGCAAGGGCGTTTCGGCCTGCGCGACCTGTGACGGTTTCTTCTATCGCAACCGCGAAGTCGCGGTGGTAGGGGGCGGTAACACCGCTGTGGAAGAGGCGCTTTATCTGGCCAACATCGCCAGCAAGGTAACTCTGGTCCATCGCCGTGAAACCTTCCGTGCCGAGAAGATCCTGATCGACAAACTGCATGCCCGCGTTGCGGAAGGCAAGATTGAGCTCAAGCTCAATGCCACGCTGGACGAGGTGCTGGGTGACAACATGGGCGTTACCGGTGCACGCCTGAAGAATAACGACGGCACCAGCAGCGAGCTGAAAGTCGACGGTGTGTTCATCGCGATTGGCCACACCCCGAACACTTCGTTGTTTGACGGCCAGTTGGCCCTGAAAGACGGCTACATGGTTGTACAAGGTGGCCGCGAAGGCAACGCAACAGCGACCAGTGTCGAAGGCGTGTTCGCTGCCGGCGACGTGGCTGACCACGTTTACCGTCAGGCCATCACCTCGGCGGGTGCGGGCTGCATGGCCGCACTGGACGTTGAGCGTTACCTGGACGGGCTGGCAAACGTTTCGTTCTGA